One part of the Nostoc sp. PCC 7120 = FACHB-418 genome encodes these proteins:
- a CDS encoding type I restriction endonuclease has product MDFIDQIKAVSQQIPKLKEQVLTEEATKNAFVMPFINALGYNVFNPTEVCPEFTADVPGLKGEKVDYAINMNGVPIILIECKWCGASLEHPKHSSQLHRYFHATEAKFGILTNGILYRFYTDTEKTNVMDEKPFFEFNMMDFNESMVNELKRFSKIAFNPEQMADFAKNLLYTKEIKRLMAEQLTEPSPEFVKFFASQVYTGKLTVSVTNKFTEITKRSLKEFINDRITDRLKSAIDLPDTITSGAQSTSIQDTEVDIEADSSSSENEISITEEETEGFLIIKAILREVIDISQLQFRATKNYFGINMENKVSKTVCRLWFKSSKKYIGIIDVDGKEAKKSISNLDEIYGLVEILKDRAKYLTQNSLKQSKSVDVYES; this is encoded by the coding sequence ATGGATTTTATTGATCAAATAAAAGCTGTTTCTCAGCAAATTCCAAAACTAAAAGAGCAAGTCTTGACTGAAGAAGCTACCAAAAACGCTTTTGTAATGCCTTTTATTAATGCACTAGGGTATAACGTTTTTAATCCAACAGAAGTATGCCCTGAGTTTACGGCTGATGTACCTGGTTTAAAAGGAGAAAAAGTAGATTATGCAATTAATATGAATGGTGTTCCTATCATTCTTATTGAATGTAAATGGTGTGGAGCGAGTCTAGAACATCCAAAACATAGCTCACAATTACATAGATACTTTCATGCTACAGAAGCTAAGTTTGGTATCTTAACTAATGGTATTCTCTATAGGTTTTACACTGATACAGAGAAAACTAATGTTATGGATGAGAAACCATTCTTTGAGTTCAACATGATGGATTTTAATGAATCTATGGTGAATGAGCTTAAACGATTTTCTAAAATAGCCTTTAATCCTGAGCAAATGGCAGATTTTGCCAAAAACCTTCTTTACACAAAAGAGATTAAACGCCTTATGGCAGAACAGCTTACTGAACCGTCACCGGAATTTGTTAAATTTTTCGCCAGCCAAGTATATACAGGAAAATTAACTGTATCAGTCACAAATAAATTTACAGAAATTACAAAGCGTTCTCTCAAGGAATTTATTAATGACAGAATCACAGATAGATTAAAATCAGCTATTGATCTTCCTGACACTATAACTTCAGGCGCACAATCTACTTCTATTCAAGACACCGAAGTAGACATAGAAGCAGATTCTTCCTCATCTGAGAATGAAATTTCTATAACAGAAGAAGAAACGGAAGGGTTTTTAATTATTAAGGCTATCTTACGAGAAGTTATTGATATTAGCCAACTTCAATTTAGAGCTACAAAAAACTATTTTGGCATTAACATGGAGAATAAGGTATCCAAAACTGTTTGCCGACTTTGGTTTAAGTCAAGTAAAAAATATATCGGCATTATTGATGTGGATGGTAAAGAAGCTAAAAAATCCATTTCAAATCTAGACGAAATTTATGGATTAGTAGAAATTCTAAAGGATAGAGCTAAATATCTAACTCAAAATAGTTTAAAGCAGTCAAAATCAGTGGATGTATATGAGTCATAG
- a CDS encoding aspartyl protease, whose product MEVISSDGDSYPIEVLLDTGFTSGWLALDIQDAESLGWPLIQRDSIMQMARGEAFFNIYEGKVVLDGQEYIISVLAADGLPEPLLGLQWLKMLPLSVNFLDGILTLG is encoded by the coding sequence ATGGAGGTTATTTCCAGTGATGGAGATAGTTATCCTATTGAAGTTTTATTAGACACAGGATTTACATCTGGTTGGTTGGCACTTGATATACAAGATGCTGAAAGTTTAGGATGGCCATTAATTCAACGCGATAGCATTATGCAAATGGCCAGAGGTGAAGCTTTCTTTAATATATATGAAGGTAAAGTGGTATTAGATGGACAGGAGTACATTATTTCTGTCTTAGCTGCTGATGGACTACCTGAGCCTCTTTTGGGGTTACAGTGGTTAAAAATGTTGCCTTTATCTGTGAATTTTCTCGATGGAATATTAACATTGGGGTGA
- a CDS encoding type II toxin-antitoxin system PemK/MazF family toxin, whose protein sequence is MITSSPTARRGDIWLANFDPTLGAEIKKIRPAVVVSSDGVGKLPIKLIAPITDWKEYYAGNIWHVKLEPDTSNHLTKTSAVDVLQLRGMDVQRFIRKIGVCSPEVMEDIAMAIAAIVEYF, encoded by the coding sequence TTGATTACTAGCTCTCCTACCGCTAGACGGGGCGATATTTGGCTTGCTAATTTTGACCCAACACTAGGAGCAGAAATCAAAAAAATCAGACCTGCTGTGGTAGTAAGTTCTGATGGTGTTGGTAAATTGCCAATTAAATTAATTGCGCCTATCACAGATTGGAAAGAATACTATGCTGGTAATATATGGCACGTCAAACTTGAACCAGACACCAGTAATCATTTAACCAAAACTTCTGCTGTTGATGTTTTACAATTGCGCGGTATGGATGTGCAAAGATTCATCCGTAAAATAGGGGTTTGTTCGCCTGAAGTCATGGAAGATATTGCTATGGCTATTGCTGCGATAGTCGAGTATTTCTAA
- a CDS encoding TspO/MBR family protein yields MNKSKNSGILEQFVNTVMGVKTGNQQQSLNTSITTTQELDIKAVLVYKLGTILQIAVMILALLGMEKLIILIDSNSSFPNWFSTLLTALFFTLLSIRSRIFSLLDNTRSRQTYDQVIRPKWSPPPLAFPIVWMIIAVLRVISSVLVWQQMNHQFLVLPFIMFVVHLALGDTWNTIFTVERRLGAAVPVVILGPWLSALVVTAIYWQTNHVAGMILSFSCIWLTVAAALVFRIWQLNGSEPLYPVKLTPVEE; encoded by the coding sequence ATGAATAAGTCCAAAAATAGTGGAATACTGGAACAGTTTGTCAACACAGTAATGGGTGTAAAAACTGGTAATCAACAACAATCGCTAAATACATCAATAACCACTACACAAGAACTAGATATCAAAGCTGTTTTAGTTTATAAACTAGGGACTATCTTACAAATAGCAGTCATGATTCTTGCGTTGTTAGGAATGGAAAAATTAATCATATTGATAGATAGCAATTCTTCTTTTCCCAATTGGTTTAGCACTTTATTGACAGCATTATTTTTTACTCTATTAAGTATCCGTTCCCGAATTTTCTCTCTTCTAGATAATACCCGTTCTCGTCAGACTTATGACCAAGTAATCAGACCAAAATGGTCTCCTCCACCTTTAGCATTTCCCATAGTCTGGATGATCATTGCAGTTTTGCGAGTAATTTCTTCTGTGTTAGTTTGGCAGCAAATGAATCATCAATTTTTAGTACTACCCTTCATTATGTTTGTAGTACATCTGGCTTTAGGGGATACTTGGAATACAATTTTTACTGTAGAACGAAGACTAGGCGCGGCTGTTCCTGTAGTAATTTTAGGCCCCTGGTTATCTGCTTTAGTTGTGACAGCAATTTATTGGCAAACTAACCATGTAGCGGGAATGATTTTATCTTTTTCTTGTATATGGCTAACTGTAGCGGCTGCATTGGTATTTAGAATTTGGCAGTTAAACGGATCTGAGCCATTGTATCCTGTAAAACTCACACCTGTGGAGGAATAA
- a CDS encoding four-helix bundle copper-binding protein has product MMMMMTESMTAEMQACMKACMDCHKMCMETMTYCMSKGGMQMDMSMMGMMRDCSEMCMMCVNMMMGGSEFMGRTCMLCAEMCDRTAMACEQMSGDQMMMDCAMACRKCAEACRSMQMMPA; this is encoded by the coding sequence ATGATGATGATGATGACTGAATCTATGACCGCCGAAATGCAAGCCTGTATGAAAGCTTGTATGGATTGTCATAAAATGTGCATGGAAACCATGACTTACTGCATGAGCAAGGGCGGTATGCAGATGGACATGAGCATGATGGGTATGATGCGCGACTGCTCGGAAATGTGCATGATGTGCGTGAATATGATGATGGGTGGTTCCGAATTTATGGGACGCACTTGTATGTTGTGTGCGGAAATGTGCGATCGCACTGCTATGGCTTGCGAACAAATGAGCGGTGATCAAATGATGATGGACTGTGCAATGGCTTGTCGCAAATGTGCAGAAGCTTGTAGATCCATGCAAATGATGCCTGCTTAA
- a CDS encoding tetratricopeptide repeat protein, with the protein MTESLPLRDRYLALIDEIVQMTLQGKISSVEMVYQMLQKGILAGTGEVFELVLSDRLNTSQTQVDSEKDELKKAKANRSLRAIKTIQSQWQRYAEQNKATEAIASAVQEITTASTSDRLATFLSIIDPNLKNPLNLSQLQQLGKSLQQFAQFDPDIQQISQGIIRGVTAWQRLQEHLVSWMYESNQALGFGGVPGETGPWATWAKKVNSELPQALFRSLAVEQSAIPFVEQHSSITLADWVEIALIFQYLQRGLVNWFDQQAYNIQAGSKLSISTFLTFAVLWSQLASGFQGKAEYSNGCSQIMLQTLRTFAQRPYFPLYGGIFASFSGSYLRDALDYLDEPLRRVERTQEKARILTLLGYSQRALGQYQRSIKFHEQALEIARNAGDRPCEIANLNHLSRTYVQEQDYAEAINNSQRALMLSRQAGDKTGETNALVNLGYSEVMQAQKLEQAEPETYERAISYLEQGLKLSEKSGDIQSKALCVSSLGIAYLVIGQPEDAIKYLEDGFKTAQISGDLYLQGRNLAYLAEACYQLQNLEKAVYTGCLGMYLLEQIASLEWRQAAGLLTILQGQIGLEAFQNLLQQSRSRIISIIGVDGYDYIPKLLAQYQEDI; encoded by the coding sequence GTGACAGAATCTTTGCCATTGCGCGATCGCTATCTTGCTCTCATTGATGAAATTGTCCAGATGACTCTCCAGGGCAAAATTAGCTCTGTAGAAATGGTGTATCAAATGCTGCAAAAAGGTATACTTGCTGGGACAGGGGAAGTGTTTGAGTTAGTGTTGAGCGATCGCCTCAATACCAGCCAAACTCAGGTAGACAGCGAAAAAGATGAGTTAAAAAAAGCTAAGGCTAACCGGAGTTTACGAGCTATTAAGACGATTCAAAGTCAATGGCAAAGATATGCGGAGCAGAATAAAGCCACAGAAGCGATCGCCTCAGCCGTGCAGGAAATCACCACAGCATCAACAAGCGATCGTTTAGCTACATTTTTAAGTATTATTGACCCTAATCTCAAGAATCCCCTAAATCTTTCACAACTCCAGCAATTAGGCAAATCATTACAACAATTCGCCCAGTTTGATCCTGATATCCAGCAAATATCACAAGGAATCATCCGTGGTGTAACAGCTTGGCAAAGGTTACAAGAACACCTAGTTAGCTGGATGTATGAGTCTAATCAAGCACTGGGGTTTGGTGGTGTACCCGGAGAAACTGGCCCTTGGGCGACTTGGGCAAAAAAAGTCAATAGTGAATTACCCCAGGCGTTATTTCGCAGCCTAGCTGTAGAACAATCTGCCATCCCATTTGTAGAACAGCATAGTAGTATTACTCTCGCTGATTGGGTAGAAATCGCGTTAATTTTCCAGTATTTGCAACGAGGGTTAGTTAACTGGTTTGACCAGCAAGCATACAATATTCAAGCAGGGTCAAAGTTGTCGATTTCTACTTTTCTGACTTTTGCAGTGCTTTGGAGTCAGTTAGCAAGCGGTTTTCAGGGTAAAGCCGAATATAGCAATGGCTGTTCGCAAATCATGTTGCAAACTCTACGAACCTTTGCCCAGCGTCCCTATTTTCCTCTCTACGGTGGGATTTTTGCGTCATTTTCTGGTAGTTATTTGCGGGATGCTTTAGATTATTTAGATGAACCCTTACGCAGAGTAGAGAGAACCCAAGAGAAAGCGCGAATATTGACGCTTTTAGGCTATTCTCAACGTGCATTGGGGCAATATCAGCGATCTATCAAGTTTCATGAGCAAGCATTGGAAATAGCCAGGAACGCAGGCGATCGCCCTTGTGAAATCGCCAACCTCAATCACCTCAGCCGTACTTATGTACAAGAGCAAGATTATGCTGAGGCGATCAATAATAGTCAGAGAGCATTAATGTTGAGTAGGCAAGCAGGGGATAAGACAGGCGAGACTAATGCACTGGTAAATCTAGGTTACAGCGAAGTGATGCAGGCGCAAAAGCTGGAGCAAGCAGAGCCAGAAACCTATGAAAGGGCAATTAGTTATTTAGAACAAGGGTTAAAGTTATCAGAAAAATCAGGTGATATTCAAAGTAAGGCTTTATGTGTCAGTAGTTTAGGTATTGCATATTTAGTTATTGGTCAACCAGAAGATGCTATTAAATATTTAGAAGATGGTTTTAAAACAGCACAAATTTCTGGTGATTTGTATCTCCAAGGTCGAAATTTAGCTTATCTAGCTGAAGCTTGTTATCAATTACAAAATTTGGAAAAAGCTGTTTATACTGGTTGTCTGGGAATGTATTTATTAGAGCAAATTGCCTCCCTAGAATGGCGACAAGCAGCCGGACTATTGACTATTTTACAAGGGCAAATCGGGTTAGAAGCTTTTCAAAATTTACTACAGCAAAGCCGGAGTAGGATTATATCAATTATTGGTGTGGATGGCTATGATTACATTCCCAAGTTGTTAGCACAGTATCAGGAGGATATATAG
- a CDS encoding ABC transporter permease, with protein MQGLISLDLVDLVMAVGLMAIAIGLSAWEGLGLELNLAIATGRTILQLLVLGYVLDFIFALDNPWAVLAILGVILTITAIVARNRISQKIPYVLPLVWGAIFISTTLTVFYTTFLIIQPDRWYEPRYVIPLAGMVLGNAMNAAAIAGERLVSSMNSFPTEIETHLSLGATPAQAVSQYRKEAIRAALLPTLNQMMLVGMVAIPGITTGQLLAGINALDAVSYEIVIIFMVAIANLLTTVLLTKGLCRQFFNSAAQLVR; from the coding sequence ATGCAGGGTTTGATTAGTTTGGATTTGGTGGATTTGGTGATGGCGGTAGGATTGATGGCGATCGCTATTGGGTTGTCTGCTTGGGAAGGATTGGGGCTAGAGTTGAATTTAGCGATCGCTACTGGCAGAACTATCCTACAGTTATTGGTTTTGGGGTATGTTTTAGACTTCATCTTTGCTCTGGACAATCCTTGGGCAGTTTTGGCGATTTTAGGGGTGATACTGACGATTACGGCGATTGTCGCACGAAATCGCATCAGTCAGAAAATTCCTTATGTATTGCCTTTGGTATGGGGAGCAATTTTCATAAGTACTACCCTGACGGTGTTTTACACCACCTTCTTAATCATTCAACCAGATAGATGGTATGAACCGCGCTATGTAATTCCCCTGGCGGGGATGGTGTTGGGTAATGCGATGAATGCGGCGGCGATCGCTGGGGAACGGCTTGTCAGTTCGATGAACTCTTTTCCCACGGAAATCGAAACTCATTTGAGCTTAGGCGCAACTCCAGCACAAGCTGTCAGCCAGTACCGTAAGGAAGCCATCAGAGCCGCATTACTCCCCACCTTGAATCAAATGATGCTTGTCGGGATGGTAGCTATCCCCGGAATCACCACCGGACAGTTACTTGCTGGGATTAATGCTCTGGATGCGGTATCTTATGAGATTGTGATTATCTTTATGGTTGCGATCGCCAACCTGTTAACAACTGTTTTACTAACTAAAGGATTGTGTCGGCAGTTTTTTAATTCTGCGGCGCAGTTGGTAAGGTGA
- a CDS encoding DegT/DnrJ/EryC1/StrS family aminotransferase, which yields MIQSLSSIPAFDIKQQYASIEAEVSRAVVDALASGRYIGGPPVESFEQQFAAYHGVTDCVACNSGTDALFLALRALGIGAGDEVITTPFTFVATAEVISAVGAKPVFVDIDEISFNLDLQQVAAAITPKTKAIIPVHLFGQPVDMTKLMAIAQAHNVAVIEDCAQSTGASWDGKKVGSIGHIGCFSFYPTKNLGACGDGGAITTNDPEIAAKVRIIKEHGQRHRYQYEEIGVNSRLDAIQAVILQIKLPYLDMWNRQRQAIAAYYQKFLSQIPGIIPPQELAGGVSVWNQYTIRVITAGRNGNSATHRETVKNSLQEKKVGSMVYYPYPLHLQPVYQYLGYQPGQLPVAEQACNEVLSLPMFPELTTEQQDQVIYALKDILL from the coding sequence ATGATCCAAAGCCTAAGTTCGATTCCCGCCTTTGATATCAAGCAGCAATATGCTTCCATAGAAGCCGAAGTCAGCAGAGCCGTTGTCGATGCGCTGGCTTCCGGGCGTTATATTGGTGGCCCTCCAGTCGAAAGTTTTGAGCAACAGTTTGCTGCTTATCATGGCGTTACTGATTGTGTAGCTTGTAATTCTGGTACAGATGCCCTATTTCTAGCTTTACGCGCCTTAGGAATCGGTGCAGGCGATGAAGTAATTACTACACCCTTCACCTTTGTCGCTACGGCTGAAGTGATCAGCGCTGTAGGTGCAAAGCCGGTATTTGTTGACATCGATGAGATAAGTTTTAACCTCGATTTACAACAAGTAGCGGCGGCGATTACACCCAAAACCAAAGCGATTATCCCAGTGCATTTATTTGGACAGCCTGTGGATATGACAAAGCTCATGGCGATCGCTCAAGCTCACAATGTCGCAGTAATTGAAGATTGCGCTCAATCTACAGGCGCAAGTTGGGACGGCAAAAAGGTCGGTAGTATTGGACATATTGGTTGTTTTAGCTTCTACCCCACCAAGAATTTAGGTGCTTGCGGCGATGGTGGCGCGATTACAACCAATGATCCAGAAATTGCTGCCAAGGTGCGGATCATCAAGGAACATGGACAGAGACATCGTTATCAATATGAAGAAATAGGTGTTAATAGCCGCTTAGATGCCATTCAAGCAGTAATTTTGCAGATTAAACTACCATATCTTGATATGTGGAATCGGCAAAGACAAGCGATCGCTGCCTATTATCAAAAATTCCTCAGTCAAATTCCCGGTATCATTCCCCCGCAAGAACTAGCTGGTGGCGTGAGTGTGTGGAATCAATATACTATTCGCGTCATCACCGCAGGACGGAATGGCAATAGCGCCACACATCGGGAGACGGTAAAAAATAGCTTGCAAGAAAAGAAAGTAGGCTCAATGGTTTACTACCCCTACCCTTTACATTTGCAGCCAGTTTATCAATATCTCGGTTATCAACCAGGACAATTACCAGTTGCAGAACAAGCGTGCAATGAAGTCTTATCCTTACCCATGTTTCCCGAATTAACAACCGAACAGCAAGATCAAGTGATTTATGCTCTGAAGGATATTCTTTTGTAG
- a CDS encoding DUF561 domain-containing protein codes for MAMSSTLQRAFTNGRVLKVISGLNNFDADSVAAIIKAAELGGATFVDIAADAGLVQLAKKLINLPVCVSAVDPEKFVTAVEAGADLIEIGNFDTFYAQGRRFEAAEVLALTKQTRALLPEITLSVTVPHILELDQQVQLAEELVKAGADIIQTEGGTSSQPTHPGSLGLIEKAAPTLAAAYEISRAVSVPVLCASGISNVTAPLAIASGAAGVGVGSAINQLNSEVAMIAAVRGLVEALKTFERAIV; via the coding sequence ATGGCTATGTCTTCTACACTACAACGGGCATTTACCAACGGCCGTGTACTGAAAGTAATTAGTGGTTTGAACAACTTTGACGCTGATAGCGTCGCAGCTATTATTAAAGCTGCTGAACTTGGTGGTGCAACTTTTGTGGATATCGCCGCCGATGCTGGATTGGTTCAGTTAGCTAAAAAATTGATTAATTTACCAGTTTGTGTATCAGCAGTAGATCCAGAAAAATTTGTCACAGCCGTAGAAGCTGGTGCAGATTTGATTGAAATCGGTAATTTTGATACTTTTTATGCTCAAGGACGCAGATTTGAGGCTGCGGAAGTATTAGCGCTGACTAAACAAACCCGCGCGCTCTTACCCGAAATTACCCTATCTGTGACTGTTCCTCACATCCTAGAACTAGATCAACAGGTACAGCTAGCCGAAGAATTGGTAAAAGCTGGAGCAGATATCATCCAAACCGAAGGCGGTACAAGCAGCCAGCCGACTCATCCTGGAAGCCTGGGATTAATTGAAAAAGCTGCTCCCACTTTGGCAGCAGCTTATGAAATTTCTCGTGCTGTATCAGTACCAGTATTGTGTGCTTCGGGTATTTCTAATGTTACTGCACCTCTGGCGATCGCCTCCGGTGCGGCTGGTGTTGGTGTCGGTTCTGCTATCAACCAACTCAATAGCGAAGTAGCTATGATTGCTGCGGTGCGCGGCTTAGTGGAAGCTTTGAAAACCTTTGAGCGTGCAATTGTCTAG
- a CDS encoding VOC family protein, with the protein MTISLNHTIVPAHNKEASAQFFAQIFGLNVESVGHFAAVRVNDTLTLDFDDRETFESHHYAFHVSDEEFDTIFARIKQAGLEYSSDPMHHNKGEINHRKGGRGFYFYDPNGHNLELLTLS; encoded by the coding sequence ATGACAATCTCTTTAAATCACACTATAGTTCCTGCTCATAATAAAGAAGCCTCAGCACAATTTTTTGCTCAAATTTTTGGTTTAAACGTCGAATCTGTGGGTCATTTCGCGGCTGTGCGAGTTAATGACACACTCACACTTGATTTTGATGACAGAGAAACATTTGAGTCTCATCATTATGCTTTTCATGTCAGCGATGAAGAATTTGATACTATCTTTGCCAGAATCAAACAAGCTGGTCTGGAATATAGTAGCGACCCCATGCACCACAACAAAGGAGAAATTAACCATAGAAAAGGAGGGCGTGGTTTTTATTTCTACGACCCAAATGGTCACAATTTAGAACTATTAACCCTTAGCTGA
- a CDS encoding class I SAM-dependent methyltransferase produces MHRQLEPEVMDSWEEASEYDAMDFTEVNNAFAEEAVACGLSEHGLVLDAGTGTARIPVLICQKRPQWQLVAIDMAENMLQIATQHVQQSGLQEHIRLELVDAKRLPYEDGIFDLVVSNSLVHHLPDPLPFFAEIKRVCKPQGGIFIRDLLRPEDEATMNALVASIGNEYDDYQKKLFRDSLHAALTLDEVNQLIITAGLTGVEIYQSSDRHWTAKRSWTN; encoded by the coding sequence ATGCACAGACAACTAGAACCAGAAGTGATGGATAGTTGGGAGGAAGCTAGTGAATATGATGCAATGGATTTTACCGAGGTAAATAATGCTTTTGCGGAAGAGGCAGTGGCTTGTGGTCTATCAGAACATGGTTTAGTCTTGGATGCGGGTACTGGTACTGCACGGATTCCGGTTTTAATCTGTCAGAAACGTCCTCAGTGGCAGTTAGTGGCGATTGATATGGCTGAAAATATGCTACAAATTGCTACACAGCACGTCCAGCAGTCTGGGTTACAAGAACATATTCGTTTGGAACTGGTAGATGCGAAACGTTTACCTTACGAGGATGGGATATTTGATTTGGTCGTTTCTAACAGTCTAGTTCACCATCTACCTGACCCTTTACCTTTTTTTGCCGAAATCAAGCGCGTTTGCAAACCTCAAGGCGGTATTTTTATCCGTGATTTACTTCGTCCTGAGGATGAAGCAACGATGAACGCTTTAGTGGCAAGTATTGGGAATGAATACGATGACTATCAGAAAAAATTATTTCGTGATTCGCTCCACGCTGCATTGACGTTAGATGAGGTTAATCAGCTGATTATAACAGCAGGGTTAACAGGTGTGGAGATTTATCAGTCAAGCGATCGCCACTGGACGGCTAAACGCAGTTGGACTAATTAG
- a CDS encoding tetratricopeptide repeat protein has translation MSNGEGNNSINNKVPVQVAKYPKQVRRNTITHEFDQGEPKESLVPPENDNRSSEASQLLRQGIQQQQAGDLITAIKSLQQSLEMFQLARDVKQQEQVLSLLALITYTSGDYRNVIAYCQKCLSLTDNPDLSVRMQILSHLGNAYRHLNDYNKAIEFLQACLQLTQTLQDKRSQVAALNNLGLVYKASGNFNQAIGYQEQSLIIVEELKDSWGIEQVLKNLGNTWYALDNYPKAIAYYEKCVKIALSLNNPRSAAQVLKNLGNACYAIGDYAKAIKYYEKRWQLARDLKDKRSEEQSLGSLGVTCEALGDHSRAITYYEARLLLARSIKDKRIEEQALASLKIACYALGDYAKAMQYEQGTSTST, from the coding sequence ATGTCAAACGGTGAAGGGAACAACAGCATCAACAATAAGGTTCCTGTACAAGTTGCCAAATACCCCAAACAAGTGAGGCGCAACACAATTACTCACGAATTTGACCAAGGTGAGCCGAAAGAATCATTGGTTCCTCCAGAAAACGACAATCGCTCATCAGAGGCATCCCAGTTACTGCGGCAAGGAATTCAACAACAGCAGGCTGGAGACTTAATAACAGCCATCAAGTCCTTACAGCAATCCCTAGAGATGTTTCAGCTAGCCAGGGATGTCAAACAACAAGAACAAGTCCTATCGTTGCTGGCATTAATCACTTACACTTCAGGAGATTATAGAAATGTTATTGCTTATTGCCAAAAGTGTTTATCCTTGACAGATAACCCGGATTTATCAGTAAGGATGCAAATACTGTCTCATTTGGGTAATGCTTACCGTCATCTGAACGACTATAACAAAGCCATTGAGTTTCTCCAAGCGTGTTTGCAACTAACTCAAACATTGCAAGACAAACGGAGTCAAGTTGCAGCCTTAAATAATTTGGGATTAGTATATAAAGCCTCTGGTAATTTTAATCAAGCAATTGGGTATCAAGAACAAAGCCTCATCATTGTTGAAGAACTCAAAGATAGCTGGGGCATAGAACAAGTGCTGAAAAATCTAGGCAATACTTGGTATGCTTTGGATAATTACCCAAAAGCGATCGCCTACTACGAAAAATGCGTCAAAATAGCACTCTCCTTAAATAATCCTCGTAGTGCTGCTCAAGTATTGAAAAACTTGGGTAATGCTTGCTATGCGATCGGCGATTATGCTAAAGCCATTAAATACTATGAAAAACGCTGGCAATTAGCTAGAGACCTCAAAGATAAGCGTAGTGAAGAACAGTCTCTTGGTAGTTTAGGTGTTACCTGTGAAGCTTTAGGTGACCATAGCAGAGCTATTACATACTATGAAGCACGCCTATTGTTAGCCAGAAGCATCAAAGACAAACGCATTGAAGAACAAGCTCTTGCCAGTCTGAAAATAGCTTGTTATGCCTTAGGGGATTATGCCAAAGCCATGCAATATGAACAAGGAACATCCACCAGTACCTAA
- a CDS encoding uracil-DNA glycosylase: MSSEIQLSLFNEESNFNQQDLIPKDAKIPIPPGTYTNMTELAQHCNQCQRCELGSTRTHAVVGRGNLKAPIMVVGEAPGQNEDETGLPFVGRSGQLLDKILASVDLTTEHDVYIANINKCRPPDNRVPTPNEMAACLPYLLEQIRLVNPKIILLTGATAVKGLTGDKRGITKIRGQWIEWAGHLCMPIFHPSYLLRNPSKEQGSPKWLMWQDIRAVRTKYDEIRESN, from the coding sequence ATGAGTAGCGAAATCCAACTCAGCCTCTTTAACGAAGAATCAAACTTTAACCAACAAGATTTGATTCCCAAGGATGCCAAAATTCCCATTCCACCCGGAACGTATACCAATATGACCGAGTTGGCACAGCATTGTAATCAGTGCCAGCGTTGTGAATTGGGTAGCACCCGTACCCATGCTGTGGTCGGCAGAGGTAACCTCAAAGCACCTATTATGGTCGTTGGAGAAGCACCTGGTCAAAATGAAGACGAAACAGGCCTGCCTTTTGTCGGTAGATCAGGGCAGTTGCTAGATAAAATCTTAGCATCAGTGGATTTGACTACTGAGCATGATGTTTATATTGCTAACATTAATAAGTGCCGACCACCTGATAATCGAGTTCCTACCCCTAATGAAATGGCGGCTTGTTTACCATATTTATTAGAACAAATACGCCTTGTTAACCCCAAAATCATTTTGCTCACAGGTGCAACCGCCGTCAAAGGACTTACTGGTGATAAACGCGGCATTACAAAGATTCGCGGCCAGTGGATAGAGTGGGCAGGACATTTATGTATGCCCATTTTCCACCCCTCTTATTTATTGCGTAACCCTTCTAAGGAGCAAGGTAGTCCTAAATGGTTAATGTGGCAAGATATACGAGCAGTACGCACTAAGTACGATGAAATACGGGAAAGCAATTGA
- a CDS encoding DUF389 domain-containing protein: MQKTVEQVGLAKLVESNVRFTRANIEGRKTLLCVIYVQHQPHVTASSEEISDRLTQDIQTQLLNQDFNITPFKCL; encoded by the coding sequence GTGCAAAAAACCGTCGAGCAAGTGGGTTTAGCAAAATTGGTTGAGTCGAATGTGCGTTTCACACGCGCCAACATTGAAGGTCGAAAAACTCTACTTTGTGTAATTTATGTGCAGCATCAACCGCACGTTACAGCATCTAGTGAAGAAATTAGCGATCGCCTCACCCAAGATATTCAAACTCAATTATTAAACCAAGATTTTAATATCACACCTTTCAAATGCCTGTGA